The following are encoded together in the Juglans microcarpa x Juglans regia isolate MS1-56 chromosome 2D, Jm3101_v1.0, whole genome shotgun sequence genome:
- the LOC121250545 gene encoding uncharacterized protein LOC121250545 isoform X2 — MEPSNGEIDETQKVESEEEKREVQSVVESSKGELEETLKVEFQAEDKEVVGQDVGDVEAVVESVREIVLDGDSELVDEKSDGVDQGLISSGFDKEETLNEKSSEVVYSGELEEGKEVSSSVADFEPVVSLPKDFIQGVEELVENSIGLESKEREENNVSASEALTDVVSEGIEETTLPNLDENGWVPVVVTDHVVSEEIEETKLLSSDVGVGEASKESVKNLLQPLASAPVVDTGNTVKEGNMTEIPESTGNPHVVSLHQRILQPTSWRSCCGLFEVLRRSDR; from the exons ATGGAACCTTCAAATGGCGAAATAGATGAGACCCAGAAAGTAGAATCAGaggaagagaagagggaggTGCAAAGTGTGGTCGAATCTTCAAAAGGGGAATTGGAGGAGACGCTGAAAGTGGAATTCCAGGCCGAGGACAAGGAGGTGGTAGGCCAGGATGTTGGGGATGTCGAAGCTGTCGTTGAATCCGTTAGAGAAATTGTCCTTGATGGGGATTCTGAGCTTGTGGATGAAAAGTCTGATGGGGTTGATCAGGGTTTGATAAGTAGCGGCTTTGACAAAGAGGAAACACTTAATGAGAAGAGTTCCGAGGTGGTTTATTCAGGAGAGTTAGAGGAGGGGAAGGAGGTTTCTAGCTCAGTTGCTGACTTTGAGCCTGTTGTATCTTTGCCCAAAGATTTCATCCAAGGAGTAGAAGAACTTGTTGAGAATTCGATTGGATTAGAATCGAAAGAAAGGGAGGAGAACAATGTTTCAGCTTCCGAGGCTCTAACAGATGTTGTGTCCGAGGGAATTGAGGAAACAACGTTGCCGAACTTGGATGAGAATGGCTGGGTTCCTGTGGTGGTAACAGATCATGTGGtttcagaagaaattgaagaaacaaaattgcTCTCTTCCGATGTGGGTGTAGGGGAGGCATCAAAAGAGAGTGTTAAAAATTTGTTGCAGCCGTTGGCCAGTGCTCCGGTTGTTGACACGGGTAATACTGTCAAAGAGGGCAACATGACTGAGATTCCTGAAAGCACTGGAAATCCG CATGTCGTCTCTTTGCATCAACGCATCCTGCAACCAACTTCTTGGAGGAGTTGCTGTGGACTTTTTGAAGTTCTCCGCCGCTCTGATAGATAA
- the LOC121250545 gene encoding uncharacterized protein LOC121250545 isoform X1 codes for MPSRSFTKRRKATKPAKKMKNTTNPTYHSSPNFQLQGFQGNETEVDAGDRLLVGEEEVKERYCLSFLSVTTARHNKMEPSNGEIDETQKVESEEEKREVQSVVESSKGELEETLKVEFQAEDKEVVGQDVGDVEAVVESVREIVLDGDSELVDEKSDGVDQGLISSGFDKEETLNEKSSEVVYSGELEEGKEVSSSVADFEPVVSLPKDFIQGVEELVENSIGLESKEREENNVSASEALTDVVSEGIEETTLPNLDENGWVPVVVTDHVVSEEIEETKLLSSDVGVGEASKESVKNLLQPLASAPVVDTGNTVKEGNMTEIPESTGNPHVVSLHQRILQPTSWRSCCGLFEVLRRSDR; via the exons ATGCCTTCGAGGTCATTTACAAAGAGACGGAAAGCAACAAAACCTGccaagaaaatgaagaacacCACGAACCCCACCTACCATTCTTCACCTAATTTTCAACtgcaag GATTTCAAGGGAATGAGACAGAGGTTGATGCTGGTGATCGTCTTTTAGTTGGAGAAGAGGAAGTAAAAGAGAGGTATTGTTTATCTTTTCTATCAGTGACTACTGCACGTCATAACAAAATGGAACCTTCAAATGGCGAAATAGATGAGACCCAGAAAGTAGAATCAGaggaagagaagagggaggTGCAAAGTGTGGTCGAATCTTCAAAAGGGGAATTGGAGGAGACGCTGAAAGTGGAATTCCAGGCCGAGGACAAGGAGGTGGTAGGCCAGGATGTTGGGGATGTCGAAGCTGTCGTTGAATCCGTTAGAGAAATTGTCCTTGATGGGGATTCTGAGCTTGTGGATGAAAAGTCTGATGGGGTTGATCAGGGTTTGATAAGTAGCGGCTTTGACAAAGAGGAAACACTTAATGAGAAGAGTTCCGAGGTGGTTTATTCAGGAGAGTTAGAGGAGGGGAAGGAGGTTTCTAGCTCAGTTGCTGACTTTGAGCCTGTTGTATCTTTGCCCAAAGATTTCATCCAAGGAGTAGAAGAACTTGTTGAGAATTCGATTGGATTAGAATCGAAAGAAAGGGAGGAGAACAATGTTTCAGCTTCCGAGGCTCTAACAGATGTTGTGTCCGAGGGAATTGAGGAAACAACGTTGCCGAACTTGGATGAGAATGGCTGGGTTCCTGTGGTGGTAACAGATCATGTGGtttcagaagaaattgaagaaacaaaattgcTCTCTTCCGATGTGGGTGTAGGGGAGGCATCAAAAGAGAGTGTTAAAAATTTGTTGCAGCCGTTGGCCAGTGCTCCGGTTGTTGACACGGGTAATACTGTCAAAGAGGGCAACATGACTGAGATTCCTGAAAGCACTGGAAATCCG CATGTCGTCTCTTTGCATCAACGCATCCTGCAACCAACTTCTTGGAGGAGTTGCTGTGGACTTTTTGAAGTTCTCCGCCGCTCTGATAGATAA